The genomic interval TTGTAAATTCTTTAGATATCAATGATAGTGGATGGTTCGCTAACTCGTTCGTTGATTTAAACGAAGATAATATTATCCAAAGAAATGGAAAAATCGCAATAACAGTTAATAAAACCACAACGATATAAAGTGCTAGATAAACTATATGCTGTTTTTTCATATCATCTATCCTCGCTTTCCCACTTGTCTAAAATTTTAAAATATATAAAACATACAAAAATTAAAAATAATAAAAGTAAAATCGTTATAGATGATGCCGTACCTAACTGCATCAAACCCCACCCTGTCTTATAAGCATAAATAGGCAAAGTAGTCGTTTTACCACTTGGACCGCCACCGGTGATTAAAAATAACAATTCGAAATTATTAAAAACCCAAATCGTTCTTAACACGACTAATAATCCGATAACGCTCCGAATATGTCGTATCGTAATATGAGTAAATGATTGCCATGCATTTGCACCATCCATGGCTGCGGCTTCATATTGTTCATTGGGGATTGTTTTGAGTGCCGAAAGGATGTTCACCATAAACAATGGTGCACCAAACCAAATATTGATGAACAAGACTGTCCCAAATACAAGCGTACTATTAGATAAAAAATCAATATTTGTGTTAGTGAATCCTAACATTGTTAACATATTTGGTATTACACCCGAAACGTCATTTAATAACCATTTCCATGTAAAACCAATCACGATAGTTGGAAATGCCCATGGTACAATAAGCAATACTCTAAACAACCCAGAAAAACGAGGCAGTTTGTTCAATGCTAATGCTGCAATAAAACCAACTAATACTTGTCCCAGAATTGATAATACGGTCCACTTCACTGAGATCCATAATGCTTCATAAAATTCTTTAGAGCTCAAAACAAATATAAAATTTTGAAAACCTACTAAATCATAATTAGACTTAATTAAATTTTTAGAGGTGAAACTGAAATATAAACTAGAAATAACGGGATAGATTAATAACAACAACACAATGAGTAAAGAAGGCAAAATAAATAACAATCCTACTTTATCTAATTTTTTAATTTGTGCTTTTAATTGATACATTTTACCCACCTACCCTTTTATAATTTTAAATTGTCTATTTAACTTTTCTTCTGCCTTTTTCGCAGCATCTTCCGTACTGATATTTGTAGTTATTATTTCTTGAAACATTTCTTCAATGATACTTTGAGTAGTAATGATACTCGCTTCTACTTTCGGACCATCTTCCATTCCAATTGCTGATCCCTCGGAAATTTGTTTTTCAATCATACTAATTTCTGCGTTAAACTGTTTAACAATTGGATTAGATTGAAATTTCGCGTTGTCTGATACACCTTTCATAACAGGTAACATGCCTCCAGGTGCTGAAAGTAAAAACTTCACATAATCATCTTTATTGTATAATTCTTTCAAAAATGCTCTTGAAATATCTTTGTGCTTACTTTGCTTCCATACGACAATTGGTACATTGGTAGTTTCAATTCCTGTTACTTTATCAGAAGATTTCTCTCTCGGGATTGGCGCAGCGCTTATTTTACTCAATAAATCTTTGGAATTAGTTGCCACTCCTAAAATTTGAAATCCACTATTGAAATCAAAAGCTGTTTTTCCTTGATAAAATAAGGTCGCCTGATCTAGAACTTTAAAATTAATCGAACCTTTTGGAGAACTTTTTCGATATCGATCTACCCAATAATTTATTCCGTCAATAGCAACTTTATTTGTTAAATCTGCTTTTCCATCTTTTATTAATTTTTCTCCATGCGTCCGTACATAAAAATTCAAAAATCTTGTTGCCATCATATCTCCAACACCCATAGGTACTGAAATACCATATGTTCCTTTTTTCGAAATCTTATCTGTCACTCTTTGAAAATCTTCCCATGTTTGTGGCACTTTTTCGTTAACTTCTTCCAACAAATCTTTTCTATACCACATGACTTGGGCATGCGAATATAACGGTAAAGCATAATGATGCCCGTTCTTTTCCCCTTCTTTCAATGGTCCCTCATAAAATTTTTCTTTACCAATATCATTGATGATGTTATCAACGTTTGAAATAACATCAGCATCAACCATAAGCGAAACATCATTGGGTAAAGCTGTTGAAATATCAGGGAC from Staphylococcus sp. MI 10-1553 carries:
- a CDS encoding carbohydrate ABC transporter permease, whose product is MYQLKAQIKKLDKVGLLFILPSLLIVLLLLIYPVISSLYFSFTSKNLIKSNYDLVGFQNFIFVLSSKEFYEALWISVKWTVLSILGQVLVGFIAALALNKLPRFSGLFRVLLIVPWAFPTIVIGFTWKWLLNDVSGVIPNMLTMLGFTNTNIDFLSNSTLVFGTVLFINIWFGAPLFMVNILSALKTIPNEQYEAAAMDGANAWQSFTHITIRHIRSVIGLLVVLRTIWVFNNFELLFLITGGGPSGKTTTLPIYAYKTGWGLMQLGTASSITILLLLFLIFVCFIYFKILDKWESEDR
- a CDS encoding ABC transporter substrate-binding protein — protein: MKTKIIYLLLASILVLASCSQTHEAQTTEKASNELEGEITFWHSFTQGPRKEYIQKKADEFMKKHPKVQINIETFAWPEFHTKWTTGVQAGQVPDISTALPNDVSLMVDADVISNVDNIINDIGKEKFYEGPLKEGEKNGHHYALPLYSHAQVMWYRKDLLEEVNEKVPQTWEDFQRVTDKISKKGTYGISVPMGVGDMMATRFLNFYVRTHGEKLIKDGKADLTNKVAIDGINYWVDRYRKSSPKGSINFKVLDQATLFYQGKTAFDFNSGFQILGVATNSKDLLSKISAAPIPREKSSDKVTGIETTNVPIVVWKQSKHKDISRAFLKELYNKDDYVKFLLSAPGGMLPVMKGVSDNAKFQSNPIVKQFNAEISMIEKQISEGSAIGMEDGPKVEASIITTQSIIEEMFQEIITTNISTEDAAKKAEEKLNRQFKIIKG